A single region of the Neisseria zoodegmatis genome encodes:
- a CDS encoding AMP-binding protein: MEKIWLQSYEQGINAEIDTERYNSIIEVFQESAGKHSHLPAFQNMGKTLTYAETSKLITDFASFLQNTLKLPRGERVAIMMPNLLQYPVALFGALKAGMIVVNTNPLYTPRELEHQLNDSGATTIVVLENFANTLELVLPRTKVKNVIVATVGDMFGLKGKLMNFVVRKVKKMVPEYRIANIIPFQTALKQGAAHPFTPVALTRDDTAFLQYTGGTTGVAKGAILTHGNICANMQQAAEWIKNLLEPGKEIVIAALPLYHILALTINLMIFTQAGAKILLITNPRDMKGFMGELKKEKISVFIGVNTLFNAMVNRPELAEIDFSALKLTLAGGMATQKPVAEKWKNITGTPIVEAYGLTEASPGVCCNPLSIPSYTGSIGLPVPSTEIELRDADGKEVPIGQPGEMWVRGPQVMKGYWNRPEETTKTIDGRGFLETGDIAVVDEKGWFKLVDRKKDLIVVSGFNVYPNEIEEVVAHHDKVLEVACIGVASEKTGEALKLFVVKKDPSLTKEELIAFCRTELTAYKVPKDIEFRDELPKSNVGKILRRELREEAQKS, encoded by the coding sequence ATGGAAAAAATCTGGCTCCAAAGCTACGAGCAAGGCATCAATGCCGAAATCGACACCGAACGCTACAACTCGATTATCGAAGTGTTTCAAGAAAGCGCCGGCAAACACAGCCATCTGCCCGCTTTTCAAAACATGGGCAAAACCCTCACTTACGCCGAAACGTCCAAGCTGATTACCGATTTTGCTTCGTTTCTGCAAAACACCCTCAAACTGCCGCGCGGCGAACGCGTTGCCATCATGATGCCCAACCTGCTGCAATACCCCGTCGCCCTTTTCGGTGCCTTGAAAGCAGGCATGATCGTGGTCAACACCAATCCGCTTTACACCCCGCGCGAGCTTGAACACCAACTCAACGACAGCGGCGCGACCACCATCGTGGTGCTGGAAAATTTCGCCAACACGCTGGAACTGGTTTTGCCGCGCACCAAAGTGAAAAACGTGATTGTCGCCACCGTCGGCGATATGTTCGGGCTGAAAGGCAAATTGATGAACTTTGTGGTACGCAAAGTCAAAAAAATGGTGCCCGAATACCGCATCGCCAACATCATTCCTTTTCAGACGGCCTTAAAACAAGGCGCGGCGCATCCGTTTACCCCCGTAGCACTTACCCGCGACGACACCGCCTTTCTGCAATACACCGGCGGCACCACTGGCGTGGCCAAAGGTGCCATCCTCACCCACGGCAACATTTGCGCCAATATGCAGCAGGCCGCCGAGTGGATTAAAAACCTGTTGGAACCCGGCAAAGAAATCGTAATTGCCGCGCTGCCGCTGTATCACATCTTGGCTTTAACCATCAACCTGATGATTTTCACCCAAGCCGGTGCCAAAATCCTGCTGATTACCAATCCGCGCGACATGAAAGGCTTCATGGGCGAATTGAAAAAAGAAAAAATCAGCGTATTCATCGGCGTAAACACCTTGTTTAACGCCATGGTCAACCGCCCCGAACTGGCCGAAATCGACTTTTCCGCCCTCAAGCTCACCCTAGCCGGCGGCATGGCCACCCAAAAACCCGTGGCCGAAAAATGGAAAAACATCACCGGCACGCCGATTGTCGAAGCCTACGGCCTCACCGAAGCCAGCCCCGGCGTATGCTGCAACCCGCTCAGCATTCCTTCCTACACCGGCAGCATCGGTCTGCCCGTACCTTCCACCGAAATCGAGCTGCGTGATGCCGACGGCAAAGAAGTGCCGATAGGACAACCCGGCGAAATGTGGGTGCGCGGCCCGCAAGTGATGAAAGGCTATTGGAACCGCCCCGAAGAAACCACCAAAACCATCGACGGCCGCGGCTTTCTCGAAACCGGCGACATTGCCGTTGTCGACGAAAAAGGCTGGTTCAAACTGGTTGACCGCAAAAAAGACCTGATTGTCGTTTCCGGCTTCAACGTTTATCCCAACGAAATCGAAGAAGTAGTCGCCCATCACGACAAAGTGCTCGAAGTGGCCTGTATCGGCGTAGCCAGCGAAAAAACCGGCGAAGCCCTCAAACTTTTCGTTGTGAAAAAAGACCCTTCGCTCACCAAAGAAGAGCTTATCGCCTTCTGCCGCACCGAGCTGACCGCCTATAAAGTGCCGAAAGACATCGAATTCCGCGACGAATTGCCTAAATCGAACGTCGGCAAAATCCTCCGCCGCGAACTGCGCGAAGAAGCCCAAAAATCTTAA
- the mnmA gene encoding tRNA 2-thiouridine(34) synthase MnmA — protein sequence MHTSTPQNIIVGLSGGVDSSVTAYLLKQQGHQVRGVFMQNWEDDDNDEYCSIKQDSFDAIAVADIIGIDIDIVNFAAQYKDNVFAYFLTEYSAGRTPNPDVLCNAEIKFKCFLDYAVEQGADVIATGHYARKEVRNGVHYLLKGLDNNKDQSYFLYRLKQHQLQRAIFPLGDLEKPEVRRLAAEAELPTAAKKDSTGICFIGERPFREFLQQYLPTDNGDMVTPEGKKVGGHVGLMFYTIGQRKGLGIGGAGEPWFAAGKDLTRNRLIVVQGHDHPLLYTKSLTMNDLSWTLPERPAEGRYTCKTRYRMADAPCELRYIDDETAELLFDEPQWAVTPGQSAVIYDGDVCLGGGIITATDKPVIITQ from the coding sequence ATGCACACATCCACTCCGCAAAACATCATCGTCGGCCTATCCGGCGGCGTTGATTCATCCGTAACCGCGTATCTGCTCAAACAACAAGGCCATCAAGTGCGCGGCGTTTTCATGCAAAACTGGGAAGACGACGACAACGACGAATATTGCAGCATCAAACAAGACTCGTTTGATGCCATCGCCGTGGCCGACATCATCGGCATCGACATCGACATCGTCAACTTCGCCGCCCAATACAAAGACAACGTCTTCGCCTACTTCCTCACAGAATATTCAGCAGGCCGCACGCCCAATCCCGACGTATTGTGCAACGCCGAAATCAAATTCAAATGCTTTCTCGACTACGCCGTCGAACAAGGCGCAGACGTGATTGCCACCGGCCACTACGCCCGCAAAGAAGTGCGCAACGGCGTGCACTACCTGCTCAAAGGTCTCGACAACAACAAAGACCAAAGCTACTTTTTATACCGCCTCAAACAGCACCAGCTCCAACGCGCCATTTTCCCGCTCGGCGACTTGGAAAAACCCGAAGTGCGCCGCCTTGCCGCCGAAGCCGAGTTGCCGACCGCCGCCAAAAAAGACAGCACCGGCATCTGCTTTATCGGCGAACGCCCGTTCCGCGAGTTCCTGCAACAATACCTGCCCACCGACAACGGCGACATGGTTACGCCCGAGGGCAAAAAAGTAGGCGGACACGTCGGCCTGATGTTCTACACCATCGGCCAGCGCAAAGGTTTGGGCATCGGCGGCGCGGGCGAACCGTGGTTTGCTGCCGGCAAAGATTTAACCCGCAACCGATTAATCGTCGTACAAGGCCACGACCACCCGCTGCTCTACACCAAGAGCCTGACTATGAACGACTTAAGCTGGACACTGCCCGAACGCCCCGCCGAAGGCCGTTACACCTGCAAAACCCGCTACCGCATGGCCGATGCGCCGTGCGAACTGCGCTACATCGACGACGAAACCGCCGAGCTGCTGTTCGACGAACCGCAATGGGCCGTTACCCCCGGCCAATCCGCCGTAATCTACGACGGCGACGTATGCTTGGGCGGCGGCATCATTACGGCTACCGACAAACCCGTTATCATTACACAATAA
- the panD gene encoding aspartate 1-decarboxylase, whose translation MFRTMLGGKIHRATVTEADLNYVGSITIDQDLLDAAGICVNEKVQIVNNNNGARLETYTIPGERGSGVICLNGAAARLVQKGDIVIIMSYVMMSSEEAAKHEPKVVLVNEKNKIRGIIHYEPPHTVL comes from the coding sequence ATGTTCCGTACCATGCTCGGCGGCAAAATCCACCGTGCCACCGTTACCGAAGCCGATTTGAACTACGTCGGCAGCATCACCATCGACCAAGATTTACTCGACGCAGCAGGCATTTGCGTGAACGAGAAAGTGCAAATCGTCAACAACAACAACGGCGCGCGCCTTGAAACTTATACGATTCCCGGTGAGCGCGGCAGCGGCGTAATCTGCCTCAACGGTGCCGCAGCGCGCTTGGTGCAGAAAGGCGATATTGTGATTATTATGTCGTATGTGATGATGAGCAGCGAAGAAGCCGCCAAACACGAGCCGAAAGTGGTTTTGGTGAACGAGAAAAACAAAATCCGCGGCATCATTCATTACGAACCGCCGCATACCGTTTTATAA
- the kdsA gene encoding 3-deoxy-8-phosphooctulonate synthase — protein MNVNIKNITVANDAPFTLFGGINVLEDLDSTLKACEHYVKVTDKLGIPYVFKASFDKANRSSIHSYRGLGLDEGMKIFAAVKKEFDVPVITDVHEPYQCQPVAEVCDVIQLPAFLARQTDLVVAMAKTGNVINVKKPQFLSPSQMKNIVEKFKEAGNEQVILCERGAQFGYDNLVVDMLGFGVMKKTCGNLPVIFDVTHSLQQRESGAAASGGRRSQVLDLALAGMGTRLAGLFLESHANPDEAKCDGPSALPLAKLEDFLVRVKAVDDVVKSFPVLAID, from the coding sequence ATGAACGTTAACATCAAAAATATTACCGTAGCCAACGATGCGCCGTTTACCCTGTTCGGCGGCATCAACGTGCTGGAAGATTTGGATTCCACCCTTAAAGCCTGTGAACATTACGTTAAAGTAACCGACAAACTCGGTATTCCCTATGTGTTCAAAGCCTCGTTCGACAAGGCCAACCGTTCGTCTATCCATTCTTACCGCGGCCTCGGTTTGGACGAAGGCATGAAAATCTTTGCCGCCGTGAAAAAAGAATTCGATGTGCCGGTGATTACCGACGTGCACGAGCCGTACCAATGCCAGCCCGTCGCCGAAGTGTGCGACGTCATCCAACTGCCCGCATTTTTGGCGCGCCAAACCGATTTGGTGGTGGCGATGGCGAAAACAGGCAATGTTATCAATGTGAAGAAGCCGCAGTTTTTAAGCCCTTCGCAAATGAAAAACATTGTGGAAAAATTTAAAGAAGCGGGTAACGAGCAAGTGATTTTGTGCGAACGCGGCGCACAGTTCGGCTACGACAATTTGGTGGTCGATATGCTCGGCTTCGGCGTGATGAAGAAAACCTGCGGCAATCTGCCGGTGATTTTCGATGTAACCCACTCGCTGCAACAGCGCGAATCGGGTGCCGCCGCATCGGGCGGCCGCCGCAGCCAAGTGCTTGATTTGGCGTTGGCCGGTATGGGCACGCGCTTGGCGGGTCTGTTTTTGGAATCGCACGCGAATCCCGACGAAGCCAAATGCGACGGCCCGAGTGCGCTGCCGTTGGCAAAGTTGGAAGATTTTCTGGTGCGCGTGAAAGCGGTTGATGATGTAGTGAAATCGTTTCCGGTGCTGGCTATCGACTGA
- a CDS encoding DUF3108 domain-containing protein, protein MKKFSLSLLALAVSIPAAAAELPQSAELRYSGSYGIPATMTFNRNGNSYKIVSHIKVPLYNIRFESGGTISGNRLIPSYYKDVRGGKTYAEAKFGGGKVTYGKAGEQKTEAASGTTMDLFTLAWQLAANDASLPSGLRITNGKKIYRVGGLNKTGSGQYKISGGSTEVNKYRIQRGDSTVNYAFAPAFNNIPAQITYTDDGKTYDLKLTSIKINGQAVKP, encoded by the coding sequence ATGAAAAAATTCAGTTTATCCTTGCTCGCCCTTGCCGTGAGCATTCCCGCAGCAGCGGCCGAACTGCCGCAATCTGCCGAATTGAGATATTCAGGCAGCTACGGCATCCCCGCCACCATGACTTTCAACCGCAACGGCAACAGCTACAAAATCGTTTCCCACATCAAAGTGCCGCTGTACAACATCCGCTTTGAATCCGGCGGCACCATTTCGGGCAACCGCCTGATTCCTTCCTACTACAAAGATGTGCGCGGCGGCAAAACCTATGCCGAAGCCAAATTCGGCGGCGGCAAAGTTACCTACGGCAAAGCGGGCGAACAAAAAACCGAAGCTGCTTCCGGCACCACCATGGATTTGTTCACCCTCGCGTGGCAGCTGGCCGCCAACGACGCCTCCCTGCCCTCCGGCCTGCGCATTACCAACGGTAAAAAAATCTACCGTGTCGGCGGCCTGAACAAAACCGGCAGCGGCCAATACAAAATCAGCGGCGGCAGCACCGAAGTGAACAAATACCGCATCCAACGCGGCGACAGCACGGTAAATTACGCTTTTGCACCGGCGTTTAACAACATACCTGCCCAAATCACTTACACCGACGACGGCAAAACCTATGATTTGAAACTGACAAGTATTAAAATCAACGGTCAAGCCGTGAAGCCTTGA
- the purN gene encoding phosphoribosylglycinamide formyltransferase: MKNIVILISGRGSNMQAIVEAQIPHVRIAAVLSNNENAAGLAWAAERGITTDSLNHKQFADRSAFDRAMMEKIDAYQPDLVVLAGFMRILTPEFCRHYEGRLINIHPSLLPAFTGLHTHERAIEAGCRIAGCTIHFVTPELDCGPVIAQGAVPVFDDDTADTLAARVLKVEHQLFPQAVADFAAGRLKIDGNRVIRTPSVKLESQLLA; encoded by the coding sequence ATGAAAAACATCGTTATCCTGATTTCCGGCAGAGGCAGCAATATGCAGGCCATTGTTGAAGCTCAGATTCCCCATGTGCGCATTGCCGCCGTTTTGAGTAACAACGAAAACGCCGCCGGTTTGGCTTGGGCGGCAGAGCGCGGCATAACCACCGACAGCCTGAACCACAAGCAATTTGCCGACCGCTCGGCATTCGACCGCGCAATGATGGAGAAAATCGACGCTTACCAGCCCGATTTGGTGGTTTTGGCAGGCTTTATGCGCATTCTCACACCCGAGTTTTGCCGCCATTATGAAGGGCGTTTGATCAACATCCACCCTTCCCTGCTACCCGCCTTTACCGGCCTGCACACCCACGAACGCGCCATCGAAGCAGGCTGCCGCATTGCCGGCTGCACCATTCATTTTGTTACGCCCGAGCTGGACTGCGGCCCGGTAATCGCACAAGGCGCGGTGCCGGTGTTTGACGACGACACCGCCGACACGCTGGCCGCACGGGTTTTGAAAGTAGAACACCAATTATTTCCGCAGGCTGTGGCTGATTTTGCCGCAGGCCGTCTGAAAATCGACGGCAACCGCGTTATCCGCACACCTTCGGTCAAGCTCGAATCGCAGCTTCTGGCCTGA
- a CDS encoding DUF4198 domain-containing protein: protein MKKYSAFALAALLAAASAHAHRVWVETAHTHGGEILKAELGYGEFPDMEPIAKDRLHIFRKPMQLITEKGKEDLVQKGEHNYQYQSKKAVKDGSYLVTAEYQPTFWSKNKAGWKQASIKEMPDADYCEQTRMYGKNIVNVGHESADTKIITRPVGQGLEIVPLDNPANIHVGDRFKVRVLFNGEPLPGAVVTATFDGFDNSDRSKTHKVEAQAFYDKAGDDGTVDIIPLRQGFWKVNVEHKADFPDQKVCQKLASYTTLTFQIGHQAH, encoded by the coding sequence ATGAAAAAATACAGCGCATTTGCTTTGGCTGCTTTGCTTGCAGCCGCTTCGGCACACGCCCACCGCGTGTGGGTGGAAACCGCCCATACCCACGGCGGCGAAATTTTGAAAGCGGAATTGGGTTATGGTGAGTTCCCCGATATGGAACCGATTGCCAAAGACCGTCTCCACATTTTCCGCAAGCCTATGCAGCTGATTACCGAAAAAGGCAAAGAAGATTTGGTGCAAAAAGGCGAGCATAATTATCAATACCAAAGCAAAAAAGCAGTGAAAGACGGCAGCTATCTGGTTACGGCCGAATACCAGCCTACGTTTTGGTCTAAAAACAAAGCAGGTTGGAAGCAGGCCAGCATTAAAGAAATGCCCGATGCCGATTATTGCGAACAAACCCGCATGTACGGCAAAAACATTGTGAATGTGGGCCATGAAAGTGCCGACACCAAAATCATTACTCGTCCGGTAGGCCAAGGTTTGGAAATCGTGCCGCTTGATAATCCTGCCAATATTCATGTGGGCGACCGCTTCAAGGTGCGCGTGTTGTTTAACGGCGAACCGCTGCCGGGTGCGGTGGTAACGGCCACTTTCGACGGTTTCGATAACAGCGACCGCAGCAAAACGCACAAAGTAGAGGCGCAGGCGTTTTACGATAAGGCGGGAGACGACGGCACGGTAGATATCATTCCGCTGCGTCAGGGTTTTTGGAAAGTGAACGTCGAGCATAAAGCCGATTTCCCTGATCAAAAAGTTTGTCAGAAACTCGCCAGCTACACCACGTTGACTTTCCAAATCGGCCATCAGGCGCATTAA
- a CDS encoding ProQ/FINO family protein produces MTKETALGAALKTAVQTMSKKKQTDIIADHIYNKYDVFKRFKPLAVGIDQDLVTALPQFDPTLIARVLANHCRRPRYLKALARGGKRFDLNNRFKGEVSAEEQAIAQQHPAVQQALAAQAERKAAAEAKKAEAQPEVAAENTEQAEPSASAE; encoded by the coding sequence ATGACGAAGGAAACCGCTTTGGGTGCTGCGCTCAAAACCGCAGTACAAACCATGAGCAAAAAGAAACAAACCGATATAATTGCCGATCACATCTACAACAAATACGATGTGTTCAAACGCTTTAAACCTTTGGCCGTCGGCATCGACCAAGATCTCGTCACCGCCCTGCCCCAATTCGACCCCACCCTGATTGCCCGCGTGCTGGCAAACCACTGCCGCCGCCCGCGCTACCTGAAAGCCTTGGCCCGCGGCGGCAAACGTTTCGATTTGAACAACCGCTTCAAAGGCGAAGTGAGCGCCGAAGAGCAAGCCATTGCCCAACAGCATCCGGCAGTACAGCAAGCCCTCGCCGCACAAGCCGAGCGCAAAGCTGCGGCAGAAGCGAAAAAAGCCGAAGCCCAGCCTGAAGTTGCTGCGGAAAACACCGAGCAAGCCGAGCCTTCTGCTTCCGCCGAATAA